In Gammaproteobacteria bacterium, the sequence CACCTTTGTCTTTCAAAAAGGACCGTTGTTTCATCACTTGGTGCTGGCGGATGAGATCAACCGTGCGCCCGCCAAAGTGCAGGCGGCGCTGTTGGAGGCGATGGCGGAACGGCAAATCAGCGTTGGCAGCCAAACCTACAAACTGCCGGAACTGTTTTTGGTTATGGCAACGCAAAACCCCATCGAACAAGAGGGAACCTACCCTTTGCCCGAAGCGCAACTGGATCGGTTTTTGATGAAGGTCAAAGTGGGTTATCCCGATGCCGACAGTGAGGCGGCTATTTTACGTTTGGCACGCAACGAAGCGCGCAGCGATCAGCCGAGTAAACAGCCCCGCAGCGTATTGAGTCAAACGGATCTGTTTGCCGCTCGCCAAGAAGTGTTGCAGATTCACATGTCGGAGGCTTTGGAGCAGTACATTGTGCAGCTGATTTTGGCCACCCGTGATCCAGCACCTTATGGCGAAGATTTGGCGCGTTGGGTCGAGTTTGGTGCCAGCCCGCGCGCCACCATTGCCTTGGATCGTTGCGCTCGTGCCCATGCGTGGTTGCGCGGACAGGAGTACGTGGATCCCTTT encodes:
- a CDS encoding MoxR family ATPase, yielding MSLQDSILTLKQHLTESIIGQQRLVDRLLIALLADGHLLVEGAPGLAKTRAINLLSEGIEADFQRLQFTPDLLPADLTGTEIYRPQDGTFVFQKGPLFHHLVLADEINRAPAKVQAALLEAMAERQISVGSQTYKLPELFLVMATQNPIEQEGTYPLPEAQLDRFLMKVKVGYPDADSEAAILRLARNEARSDQPSKQPRSVLSQTDLFAARQEVLQIHMSEALEQYIVQLILATRDPAPYGEDLARWVEFGASPRATIALDRCARAHAWLRGQEYVDPFDVQSMLFDVLRHRVLLNYEAEADGITPDDFIQHLINRVPVP